The Anas platyrhynchos isolate ZD024472 breed Pekin duck chromosome 10, IASCAAS_PekinDuck_T2T, whole genome shotgun sequence genome segment agcacaaatgtgaTTGTAAGACTTTGTGGTATTATCCCATTAGAATTTGCAGAGCTTACATTACAACTTGTCAACTTAAGCtcagctgagataaaaattcctaagtttcataaagtagattttgggaggtgagttggggttatctttgaagtgtagataatgcatacaactcaaaacggtcttgcttaccatttaatggagaaattctgACAAGACTAGTCCTCAGTACTactacaaatagtatttttttgtctgctgacttGTGCGTTTTGATTGCAGATGCCTGGAGCTATGCCTTCAGTCAATCGAGAAATCATCACGGAGTccctcacagccagccagctgaacagcttGTCAGAGGAAACGAGGTAAAATGAGCACAGTCTGATTAAGACAAGACCTTATGGAAGTTCGTTACGGTTTTATCTGTCTACTAATAGTATTTAATGGAAGGATTTAAATTAGTACAATTCCATGCTGTATGTCCAGCGTTACGAACAGAACTAATGATCAGCACTGAGCATATCACTCTGATGCAGGTTGGTGCCTCAAGGAGAACTTGTGTTCCTtcatagaatgtttttccatttttctccactgtctggagaaacactggctgttccccgCTCGCCCCtatgccttttttctcagagcagcaggtggaaggagacggatgcatttgcttttttagtgcaatggcttcagaagcaagaggggagaaagcactttctcagggagctgaagaaggtgtcctaatcacaggagaggtttctaaatggcatatctctgcgagtgttcctgtagtccggaggtttttgtttgtttgtttgcctttggaaggttttactgttaatcttcacgtccttcagcagaagtgagaaatgtgattttattttgtgcagtgtcgcggaccctccgaaatctactgggaaggatgaatacctcgcacagtaccaatgtgatgacggtggagacaaggagaaaccaagaagatcaaaagaacgtgacctcatttcaaaagaaaacgttttgtacggcaaagagtcttctgagcctggtgagaaattgcggcaaacttcctctctcgagtgtgacactgaatgtagctctaaaaagctttcctcctcagctattgcagagagatgccaaggtagaaaggacaagactaaaaacactgagaaagagcattaccaaagcaagagggaacatgctcctagtgaagagaaggagagtcaaaaagcaggtccttccagcaagaggaggtgttCTCAGAGCGTGGAAGTTGTTCATCAAAAGcgtcacaagcaggagcactgggagggaagcaggtgcagatctttccctggtgaaagaaacagccctgagaatggcagaagagcagtcaaatattcaaagtacagatctggcagcggaggaagatcagaacaaggtagcaatagatattaccgatccaaaggggaaagaagttggagcagagaaagatactatcGAGATGAAGCACGGAGGTGGGAAAGTTGTAGCTATTACAATGATTACTATTCACCTCATGCGACAggagacagtagagagagaaagttctctcacggcgatgcagcctttgacaaatggactgcaacttactacggcaggtcacataagcattgtcattacaaaagtggatggcctcacggttccctcttgagagatgaagatggacgtcgctttagcacaccccgagcagacttgcatcgttgctcggtatctcagcaacattctggaagacattctcgtgaaagacatgcgcttccacctgtgtcagctcatttggagaactgtcgccagaaaaatgaaacagaaggaaacagaaaaagaaaatctacccgtgcagaaggtagtgaaagtgaaatagaaaggaaagacagaaagatagaaaaggagcttttaggtggtgaaaaaaatgcaaa includes the following:
- the LOC140003353 gene encoding uncharacterized protein, with product MISTEHITLMQSSEPGEKLRQTSSLECDTECSSKKLSSSAIAERCQGRKDKTKNTEKEHYQSKREHAPSEEKESQKAGPSSKRRCSQSVEVVHQKRHKQEHWEGSRCRSFPGERNSPENGRRAVKYSKYRSGSGGRSEQGSNRYYRSKGERSWSRERYYRDEARRWESCSYYNDYYSPHATGDSRERKFSHGDAAFDKWTATYYGRSHKHCHYKSGWPHGSLLRDEDGRRFSTPRADLHRCSVSQQHSGRHSRERHALPPVSAHLENCRQKNETEGNRKRKSTRAEGSESEIERKDRKIEKELLGGEKNAKISQVLEEKEV